From Diceros bicornis minor isolate mBicDic1 chromosome 17, mDicBic1.mat.cur, whole genome shotgun sequence, the proteins below share one genomic window:
- the SMCO3 gene encoding single-pass membrane and coiled-coil domain-containing protein 3, giving the protein MAQSDFLYPDNPRRRQEVNRLHQQLLDCLSDSFHATNKLTGVLNTHLACSLAAIEMKRDGTIKENCDIIIQAMMKIQKELQKVDEALKDKLEPTLYRKLQDIKERETEKIAIVQKVISVILGEATSAASAVAVKLVGSNVTTGIINKLVTVLAQIGASLLGSIGVAVLGLGIDMIIRAILGAVEKTQLQAAIKSYEKHLVEFKSASERYHQAITEVTNTVKHQMK; this is encoded by the coding sequence ATGGCTCAGAGTGATTTCCTCTACCCAGATAACCCAAGGAGGCGGCAAGAAGTAAACCGTCTGCACCAGCAGCTCCTTGACTGCTTATCTGACAGCTTCCATGCCACCAACAAGCTGACTGGGGTTTTAAACACACACTTGGCGTGCAGCCTGGCCGCCATTGAGATGAAAAGAGATGGGACCATCAAAGAAAACTGCGATATCATCATTCAAGCCATGATGAAAATCCAAAAGGAACTGCAAAAGGTTGATGAAGCACTAAAAGATAAACTAGAGCCAACTCTCTACAGAAAACTTCAGGATATTAAGGAAAGGGAAACAGAGAAAATTGCAATAGTACAAAAGGTTATTTCAGTCATCCTGGGAGAAGCGACTTCTGCAGCCAGTGCAGTGGCTGTCAAACTTGTGGGCTCAAATGTCACAACTGGCATAATTAACAAGTTGGTCACGGTATTAGCTCAAATTGGTGCTTCTCTCCTTGGCAGTATAGGAGTTGCTGTTCTTGGCCTTGGCATAGACATGATCATCCGTGCCATCCTGGGAGCAGTGGAGAAAACGCAGCTTCAAGCGGCCATCAAAAGTTATGAGAAGCATCTGGTGGAATTCAAGTCAGCCTCAGAAAGATATCATCAAGCCATTACTGAGGTCACCAACACAGTGAAACATCAAATGAAATAA